The DNA sequence TGGAAGGTCAATTTGAGggctgagagagagacagcgcCCTCTGGGGGTGAAGGCGATACTCTACTGGAAGCAGAGGAGACAGGCTGGGAGGGTCCTGTGCTGAATCTGGCTATGCGTGTGCGGGCTGTGGTCTCCGTGCCTCACCTGGATTTCACCTGTATTTATACTCTGACTGCTGGAAGGACTGTCCGTTCTGTGCAAAAGGGGTCCGGGCGCGTCTGGCAGGACAGTGCACACGACAAAACACACAGTTCACTCAACAGCGGGAACGGCCAGGCCGAAGAACGCATCCCACCTCTGCAATCACGTGGGAGCGACACTAGGCGAGAATCACGGGCAGATCAGGACTTACGAGCCACGTGATGCGGCCTTAGGACCAACACATGACACTCATTCACCTTGGTTCTTCCTCCACACCGCGTTGGATCCCGGCGAGGCCGGGGGGGCGAGGGGTCCGGGGGGGGCCGGACCGGCGGTGCGGAGAagccgctgctgctgctgaagctggTGCTGCCCGTAGCTGGGGGGCGGAGATGACTGCATGGGGGTCTGGTAGGCGGGGAAAGGCATGGGAGGAGTGTCCTGTTGGGGCTGCCCGGGGATAATCAGGGACTGCTGGGAGAACGGGGGGGGCTCCAGGAGAGGGAAGGTGCCCGGGGCAGGAGCCAGGGGGCCGTCCGGGGGGAGACCACCGATGGGGACCGTGAGGAGCGGGGCAGCTGTCGCAGCAGAACCAGGCCTGGAGTCCCTGGGAGTCGCCGGTGGTCCCGGATCCACCTGCATGTCTTCCATGCCGCCCTGCTTGGCGTCAGGAGGCTCGGGGGGCCCCGCAGACAGCAGCATGGCATCGGGGGCCGTTTCCGTGCCGTCGGCCATGTCCGGCTCGGCTTTGACCACCTTGTTCTTGGCCACCTTGGCGCAGGTGTGCAGGTGCTTCAGAAGAGCCTGGTAGGAGCGAAGCTTCGCCCTGCAGCTCTCGCACCTGAACGGGGAGCGCAGGTGACCAGCAGGTTAACCAGCACCCTAACCTCAATCAGcctaaaatatgcaaaaaatgcACCGGCTGCAGGCACTATTATGAAAAAACATACAATGGTAAGATCCAGATGAGAAAAATGCAAACATTCTGTATGTTTGAACATACAGCCATAAAACCCAGCCTTAACACAGACTTTAACCTTGTGACAACACCTGAAGTGTTTTGGggtgctgccccctactggccactCACAGGAAGTAGTGGTTGGGCTTGTAGTGGGACCGCATGTGCTCCATGAGCTGCTGCATGTTGGGGAAAACGCCGCTGCACCCCACCGACGAGCACTGGAACGCTTTTCCTGGGCGGAGAGGAGCACAGAGCTGCACTGCTCACGTTCCCGTCCCCGGCACACATCCTCGCACACTTTCATCTGCCATTTTAGAGTGaattcacaatagagaacaccaGAGAAACACTACAGGTTCTCTATTTCTGTCCACcatttatttaaacatgtaTTTTTCGTGGCATCTTTCTGCCCTGTGAATAAACCTCAAATTGAGTTTGATAGACTAAGTGCAGAAGATGAACTTTCTGTTATCGAGACTTACTTCCTATTACCCAGAGGCATCAAAGGCCTCTATATACCCACTAAAATTCAGTGAGGATCACAACTTCTACACGATGTACTAGAATATACGCACAGCTCACAATATCGATATCCGTATTGCTACTGTTCTTTTGTTATTGTAATAACTTTAAATTTTAGTAAAAACTAATGTTTATTTATGCCATTCATCTCCATGAATGACTTCACTTTACATTGTTTTGTAAATATATATTCGTACGATAATCTTGATCAAAATTAAGGTTATTCTCTGCTGCAGAGGCACAATCTAATGTTTTCCTCTCCTGTAAAAATCTTGATCGATTTTATTTGGCAGCAATACATCTTTGGACAAAAATCCATCGGTTAAACCCCAAGTAACATAAACACAGCAACACTAATCTGTACACGAAAAATTAATGTATTTCCCCATCATCAATAACGGGATAAAATGCACAGAAAATCTTTTAAATTATTCTTTATAGTATGGACAGCGGAAGGCACGCGAagaagggggaggggcagaaTCACGTCCAGTTGTCTTTTTGCTTCTGTAAGACTCATGATAAGAGGAAAACGTTTATTCTTACCTGGAAGAGACTCTGTTGGGATCTGGTGACTCTCCGTGTGGCTGTTCAGTTTCTGCACGTCGGTAAATGTCCGCTTGCAGCCATAGTAGGAACACGGCAAGACGCCTCCTGCGGACACGCACGTAAACCTTCAATGGAAAAAACCACGAGCTCCTAGCACGGTCTACAGTTATGGTACTATCTATATCTTTCCTTTACTCGTGGGTTCAGCTAATGCCCAAATTATCTATTAGTATGTTATAATCTTAACCTTCACTAGTTTTTTTTCCTGCGTATGCATGTGAAAAGAAGTGGAAGCATGCATACatgttgttatttatatatGAGGACTCGGCTGTACCTTCCATGGCTGCGGATGGCTCATGCTTGACTACCCCGGCGGACATCTCTGGCTCATGACTGTCAGCCGCCAGGGAGGATGAGGTGAAGGAGAGCAGCCTCTCGAGTTCAGACTATCTGGAAAACATTGCGCCGTTTACCGGAGACTACATCCCCAAAATGCCCACCTACTGGCATTTATATACCACATATCGGGAAATGCACACGAATTAATAAGCGCGTAGTATAGCTGTTGGTTTGGGAGCTGATGCCGGATCCGAAAGGTGGTCGGTTCGAGTCCCACGGAGGCCTCGCTGGTCTATTCAAGAGCGACCCGTTAATTGCACGGAGAGCTATGCTCTCCCAGACAAAGGGCAGTCTCTGAAGCGACAGGCATGGCTGCTCACCGTGCATGAAAAGGATTTAATGCCATTGATAAGCTACAAACAAAATCTGAAGCAACACCGTTTATTGTAATATACATTTCTCGTTTACTATTCGATTGCACATAGTATTGTGCCCGCATGGTAGTTTTTGACCGAAATTAGCCTCATCGTAATACGATAAACAACTATTTGCTTACCATAAAATGTCTACAACAGAGACTTTAAGCCAGGATCGGTATTCGCCAATGCATGTATGGGCAGAGAATAAAACGAGTGCAAGAGAAAAGTAAAACTAAAAACGAAAGAAAGCGCAGCCGTGCCGCAGTCAGCCTGCCTTCCTCAGCTTGGTAGTTTGGTATCGCGAGAGGAGCGAGGGGATGAGAGACTGCGCTCCCCCACACGGCCGCCCCACCGAAGGACaccgccccctgccccccaagcAATCCGCCGGGCGGCGCCACTTCTGAAAGTAAACACATTTACAACGTGATTCTTTAACCCTGCTTCTGCTGGGGACCACCGTGGGTATTACCACAGTTGAGATGTCAATGTGTTTTACTCATGTCTATTAAGTGTTTTCTGTTTcgcaataaaatgaaaaatgcctTATTGGTTAATTAAACTTACcagtattttattaatttattgtttAGTAGCTGAGCGAATATATCAAAATTCATATTATTTTGCTGCTTTATAGGTGAAACGAGAAAATTGTAATGTAATGTGAAATATAGTATCTCTTTATTATTAAAGTCTAATGGTCTTAAAAGATCTATAAGCCACCTTGCAAACTGTATACATTTAGCATCTAGTTAAGCAGGCCTATGATCTAGCAGCCAATTGATGCAAGACGGATTGCGGTTATATAATAGTTCCAtacttttataaaatataagGCTTTGCAACCTTACAATTTCCCAATTCCATTGAAGCTGACGTTTATATTATTGTTACAAACAGCCCACAATAAAAAATGTAAGTGAAGAAGTGTGGTTTGGTTTAACTAATTAGTATAAGTTTTTAGACGGCGGAGATGAGTCATATGTAGTTCCAAGGTAGAGATGCGCGAATTGATACTAAAATATCGATTCTTTCGATCTGAATGATTTCCTTTTGAGAATTGATTCTAACGTTAAAATACCGTTTTTTTTCATGGAGGACATGTACTAGGCTACTACTGGGCAGGGTCGCCCATAAGGGTGAGAAATAATAACGGGTCCAAACACTTGGAGAACCCCTCCACAAGCATCGGTATCGGTATCGGTGATACCAACCTTTCGAAGTGAAATCGGATCGAAAAGAAAATGAAGGAAAATGGTATCGCCCATCCCTAGGTATAGTCTAAGCCAGAAATGCGTCTTTAAGGCTCCGGGCTCTACAGACTGTTACGTTTGGTCCAAGGAAGTACTCTGGCACTTTGGGGAGGAGCCTGCATTCTCACTGCGCTACATTAACTCACACTCTGTGCGTGGGAAAAAAAGTATCGCCAGTTATAAGTACTGCACACATATAAGTCTGGCAAAGTTTTACTGTGTGTTTCGTTTTTTTCCAGAGATATAGGAAAAATACAAGGCTGGTTTTGTACGGAGCGAATCCAGCACACGGAGGAGCTGGACTGGAGTAGCGGGACGGGAGCGCGGCTAAGCTAACAGGCTTAGCTTCAGAGGTATGTAAGTGCATCCAAGTAACAAGCGATGACTTGATCGGGCGATTGGCTGGCTGCCTGAGTTACATGTTATATTTTAGTTCTACTTCTTAGGAGAACCTGAAGTTTCGCCATTGAAAACATACATTATAGGCATTTTACGGACTGGCGCGGTGCTTTCCTAGGAGAAATGCGTGTCGTGCCTTTTAATTCCGCATCATAGCGCCAATAGCACATCGAAATGGACTAAATTAAAATCCAGGAAAGCGTTTCTCTTTCGGTTCCTGTATGACGACAACCATTAAATCAATGAAAGATTCATAGGAAACTGTAATTTGAACTTTTGCGAAGTAAACTCCGGGAATGCGTAATCCGATCTTGTTTCGGCCAGTAGATGGGCGATGGATATTCTGCTTTCTTCCTGGTGGGTTTAGCACGGTGTATTTTGTCTTGGACTTTTTCTTTTGATGATGCTGCTGCTTCCCCTGATAAACCGGTCATCTGTTGCTGTTCATGACGAAAGTGATGAACAGCAGCAGCATTGTGGCTATTTTCACGTGGCTCTCAATGAATCAGACTGTCTTTCGCAGCGTTTCTCCAGTACCATGtccagaaaaatatttttaaatgaaggtAGAAGTGTTAACAGTAGATCACGCATCACTGGAGTTTGTGCGATTTTAGTATAATTACACGTTTTAAACGTTCCGTAGACCATATGAACAAACTTAATTCAAATAAGGGACTTTCCATAGCATAAGGTTTTTTTTATGACAAATGCATACCCTTTAGCTACTAGTAAATGAacaaagtttcttttttttaaattgtatttggCACTCCAGACCGATAAGTCtaaataaagtgttactgtaTTAACAACCTTGGAGCGCGTATCAACGATGCGTTACATGGTCGCATCCTCGCGTTTTCTAGATGCCTCTAATGGTTGTTATGGCGAGACAaattacttataaaaatgttatgGCATTCTGCGTAGGCATTTGGCATCTTGATTAAAGACCTGTGTACTGCAAAACAGTGCTTAATTCGGTAGAGAAACGGCGGACACCATGGCTAAGGATTTTGCTTGGTAACATGAATCCTATCCAATTGGCGCCGTGATTTGCGTTTTTAATAATATTGAACCTCTAATTAGGTACATTGATACATTCTCCTAGAAAATGGGTGAAttgaaaatgcttttttttgatGAAGCATCATCCTATCCATGAAAAAATACAATAAGGCAATGGAGGAGAAGACGA is a window from the Paramormyrops kingsleyae isolate MSU_618 chromosome 21, PKINGS_0.4, whole genome shotgun sequence genome containing:
- the znf414 gene encoding zinc finger protein 414 isoform X2 yields the protein MSAGVVKHEPSAAMEGGVLPCSYYGCKRTFTDVQKLNSHTESHQIPTESLPGKAFQCSSVGCSGVFPNMQQLMEHMRSHYKPNHYFLCESCRAKLRSYQALLKHLHTCAKVAKNKVVKAEPDMADGTETAPDAMLLSAGPPEPPDAKQGGMEDMQVDPGPPATPRDSRPGSAATAAPLLTVPIGGLPPDGPLAPAPGTFPLLEPPPFSQQSLIIPGQPQQDTPPMPFPAYQTPMQSSPPPSYGQHQLQQQQRLLRTAGPAPPGPLAPPASPGSNAVWRKNQGQSFSSRILWEHTRGRYRCLQCSHSTPTRQEMTAHIEGHHKGPAARLQGDVDFRVVPPFQPKSSPDGEPSVYTQL
- the znf414 gene encoding zinc finger protein 414 isoform X1, which codes for MSELERLLSFTSSSLAADSHEPEMSAGVVKHEPSAAMEGGVLPCSYYGCKRTFTDVQKLNSHTESHQIPTESLPGKAFQCSSVGCSGVFPNMQQLMEHMRSHYKPNHYFLCESCRAKLRSYQALLKHLHTCAKVAKNKVVKAEPDMADGTETAPDAMLLSAGPPEPPDAKQGGMEDMQVDPGPPATPRDSRPGSAATAAPLLTVPIGGLPPDGPLAPAPGTFPLLEPPPFSQQSLIIPGQPQQDTPPMPFPAYQTPMQSSPPPSYGQHQLQQQQRLLRTAGPAPPGPLAPPASPGSNAVWRKNQGQSFSSRILWEHTRGRYRCLQCSHSTPTRQEMTAHIEGHHKGPAARLQGDVDFRVVPPFQPKSSPDGEPSVYTQL